In Brassica rapa cultivar Chiifu-401-42 chromosome A06, CAAS_Brap_v3.01, whole genome shotgun sequence, a single window of DNA contains:
- the LOC103871765 gene encoding low-temperature-induced cysteine proteinase has translation MSPSSSSSFVSLTFFSLLLVSSLSFSSSSSDDISELFDAWCQRHGKTYASEEERQHRIRIFKDNHDFVTRHNNIANSTYSLSLNAFADLTHHEFKASRLGGFSASSAPLLVAKGQSVENVRGKVPDSVDWRKKGAVTNVKDQGSCGACWSFSATGAMEGINQIVTGDLISLSEQELIDCDKSYNDGCNGGLMDYAFQFVIKNHGIDTEKDYPYQERDGTCKKDKLKRKVVTIDSYAGVKSNDEKALLEAVAAQPVSVGICGSERAFQLYSKGIFSGPCSTSLDHAVLIVGYGSENGVDYWIVKNSWGKSWGMDGFMHMQRNTGNSEGVCGINMLASYPIKTHPNPPPPSPPGPTKCNLFTYCSADETCCCARNLFGLCFSWKCCELESAVCCKDGRHCCPRDYPVCDTTRSLCLKKTGNFTEIKPFWKKNASSKLGKFEEWVM, from the exons ATGTCACCATCATCGTCTTCTTCCTTTGTTTCTCTCACTTTCTTCTCCCTTCTTCTAGTTTCTTCTCTGagcttctcatcatcatcttccGATGACATCTCCGAGCTGTTCGACGCTTGGTGCCAGAGACACGGCAAAACGTACGCTTCGGAGGAAGAGAGACAACACAGGATTCGAATCTTTAAAGACAATCACGACTTCGTCACACGCCACAACAACATCGCTAACTCTACTTACTCTCTCTCACTCAATGCCTTCGCGGATCTGACTCACCACGAGTTCAAGGCCTCTCGTCTTGGAGGATTCTCTGCTTCTTCAGCTCCGTTGCTGGTGGCTAAGGGACAGAGTGTTGAGAACGTTCGGGGAAAGGTTCCAGATTCTGTTGATTGGAGGAAGAAAGGAGCTGTTACTAATGTCAAAGATCAAGGAAGCTGCG GAGCGTGTTGGTCTTTCTCGGCGACTGGAGCTATGGAGGGAATCAACCAGATTGTAACAGGAGATCTCATCAGCCTCTCTGAGCAGGAACTCATTGATTGTGATAAGTCCTACAACGATGGATGCAATGGTGGTCTCATGGACTACGCTTTTCAATTTGTCATTAAAAACCATGGGATTGACACAGAGAAAGATTATCCTTATCAAGAACGTGATGGCACCTGTAAAAAAGATAAG TTGAAAAGAAAGGTTGTGACAATTGATAGCTACGCTGGCGTAAAATCAAACGACGAGAAAGCGTTACTGGAAGCTGTAGCGGCTCAGCCAGTTAGTGTTGGTATCTGTGGCAGCGAGAGAGCGTTTCAGTTATACTCTAAG GGAATATTCTCTGGCCCATGTTCAACATCACTGGACCACGCAGTGCTCATCGTAGGATACGGTTCAGAGAACGGTGTTGATTACTGGATCGTGAAGAACTCTTGGGGAAAAAGCTGGGGAATGGATGGGTTTATGCACATGCAGCGTAACACAGGCAACTCGGAAGGAGTATGTGGAATCAACATGCTGGCTTCGTATCCCATCAAGACACATCCAAACCCTCCTCCACCGTCACCTCCAGGTCCCACAAAATGCAACCTTTTCACATATTGTTCAGCTGACGAGACTTGTTGCTGTGCGAGAAACTTGTTTGGTTTGTGTTTCTCGTGGAAATGCTGCGAGCTAGAGTCTGCTGTGTGTTGCAAGGACGGTCGACATTGTTGTCCGCGTGATTACCCCGTCTGTGACACAACCAGAAGTCTTTGCCTTAAG AAAACTGGCAATTTCACAGAGATCAAGCCCTTCTGGAAGAAGAATGCGTCCAGTAAACTTGGCAAGTTCGAGGAATGGGTTATGTAA
- the LOC103871759 gene encoding pentatricopeptide repeat-containing protein At1g09820 — MLIKSRKFSDLKDVFPRKFSSLTTLCPSSSPITKSPFPPSRDDVAAIADLIEKQHWSKLKLLHVKDINNPNELFHQLISSNLDPELCLRYYTWLIANIRNTSLSLELTFNLLHSLANAKKYSKIRSFLDGFVKKRSDHPIHSIFHAISLCDNLCVNSILADMLVLAYANNLRLESALEAFKRAGYYGYKLSALSCKPLMVALLNEKRFADVEFVYKEMIRRRIQPNVFTFNVVINSFCKKGKMEKAKDVMEDMKVYGTSPNVVSYNTLIDGYCKLGGVGKMYKADAVLKEMVESSKVSPNLTTFNILIDGFWKDGNYSGSMKVFREMLEQDVKPNVVTYNSLINGLCSGGKVSEATCMHDEMVSAGVEPNLVTYNSLINGFCKNGMMKEALDMFASLKGRGIVPTAKTYNMLIDAYCKSGKVEDGFGLKEEMEREGIVANVETYNCLIGGLCRNGNIEGAKKLFDQLSGKGLPDLVTYHILMDGYCSRGESRKAAMILKEGISKMGLKPRHLTYNILMEGYCKEGNLKGAANVRVQMEKERRLRMNVASYNVLLQGYSQKGKMEDANRLLNEMLEKGLIPNRITYEIVKAEMVDKGFVPDIQGHLFNVSTKS; from the coding sequence ATGTTAATCAAATCCAGAAAATTCTCCGATCTCAAAGATGTTTTCCCGAGAAAATTCTCCAGTCTTACTACACTCTGCCCTTCTTCATCTCCCATCACCAAAAGCCCCTTCCCACCTAGTAGAGACGACGTAGCTGCAATCGCCGATCTCATAGAGAAGCAGCACTGGTCAAAGCTCAAACTTCTTCACGTGAAAGACATTAACAACCCCAACGAACTCTTTCACCAGCTGATAAGTTCCAACCTCGACCCTGAGTTATGTCTCCGCTACTACACCTGGTTAATCGCGAACATCCGTAACACCTCCCTTTCGCTAGAGCTCACGTTTAACCTCTTGCACTCTCTCGCAAACGCCAAAAAGTACTCAAAGATCCGATCTTTCCTCGATGGGTTTGTCAAGAAACGATCCGATCATCCAATTCACTCGATCTTCCACGCGATCTCGCTCTGTGACAACCTCTGCGTGAATTCGATTCTCGCTGATATGCTGGTGCTGGCTTACGCGAACAATTTGAGATTAGAGTCAGCGTTAGAGGCGTTTAAGCGCGCAGGCTATTACGGTTATAAGCTATCTGCTCTCTCTTGTAAGCCTCTGATGGTTGCGTTGCTGAACGAGAAGAGGTTTGCGGATGTTGAGTTTGTGTATAAAGAGATGATTAGGAGACGGATTCAACCGAATGTGTTTACTTTCAATGTTGTGATCAACTCGTTTTGCAAGAAAGGGAAGATGGAGAAGGCTAAGGATGTTATGGAGGATATGAAAGTGTATGGGACTTCTCCTAATGTGGTTAGTTATAATACTCTTATTGATGGGTATTGTAAGCTTGGTGGGGTTGGGAAGATGTACAAAGCGGATGCTGTTTTGAAGGAGATGGTGGAGAGTAGTAAGGTGTCTCCGAATTTGACTACTTTTAATATATTGATTGATGGGTTTTGGAAAGATGGGAATTATTCGGGGAGTATGAAGGTGTTTAGAGAGATGCTGGAACAAGATGTGAAACCGAATGTGGTTACTTATAATTCGCTGATTAATGGTTTGTGTAGTGGAGGGAAGGTGAGCGAGGCGACTTGTATGCATGATGAGATGGTGAGTGCAGGTGTGGAGCCTAACTTGGTTACTTATAACTCTCTTATAAACGGGTTTTGCAAGAACGGTATGATGAAGGAAGCTCTTGATATGTTTGCGTCGCTAAAGGGACGAGGGATTGTTCCTACTGCTAAAACGTATAACATGCTGATCGATGCGTATTGTAAGTCGGGGAAAGTGGAGGATGGGTTTGGATTGAAGGAAGAGATGGAACGAGAAGGGATTGTAGCGAACGTTGAGACTTATAACTGCTTGATTGGTGGTTTGTGTAGAAACGGTAACATAGAAGGAGCTAAGAAGCTTTTTGATCAGTTGAGTGGTAAAGGGCTTCCTGATCTTGTGACATATCACATACTCATGGATGGTTACTGCAGCAGAGGAGAATCGAGAAAAGCAGCTATGATTCTGAAAGAAGGGATATCGAAGATGGGTCTGAAGCCGAGACATCTGACGTATAACATTCTGATGGAAGGCTACTGTAAGGAAGGGAATCTGAAAGGAGCAGCGAACGTGAGGGTGCAGATGGAGAAAGAGAGGCGGTTGCGGATGAACGTAGCGTCGTATAATGTGCTTCTACAAGGATATTCCCAGAAGGGGAAGATGGAGGATGCTAACAGGCTTTTGAATGAGATGCTGGAGAAAGGTCTAATCCCGAACCGGATAACGTATGAGATTGTTAAAGCAGAAATGGTAGATAAAGGTTTTGTTCCGGACATTCAAGGGCATCTATTTAACGTCTCCACCAAATCATAA
- the LOC103871760 gene encoding uncharacterized protein LOC103871760, protein MATTAKNMKGFYKQTKSNITGGISKSKPSSRKVSPKHAATQGSDATQPAALISHGSLDVKDGYDEKEEMLRQFDMNMAYGPCVGMTRVDRWERALRLGMNPPNEIQRVLKTEKVQQDCLWQGRV, encoded by the exons ATGGCGACGACGGCGAAGAATATGAAGGGTTTCTACAAGCAGACGAAGAGCAACATCACCGGAGGAATCTCAAAGTCCAAGCCTTCTTCCCGTAAAGTCTCTCCCAAACACGCGGCCACCCAGGGCTCCGATGCTACCCAGCCGGCGGCGTTGATTTCTCACGGCTCCCTCGATGTCAAAG ATGGTTATGACGAGAAGGAGGAGATGCTTAGGCAATTTGATATGAACATGGCTTACGGTCCGTGCGTGGGTATGACGAGAGTTGATCGATGGGAACGTGCTCTGCGTCTTGGGATGAATCCTCCTAATGAAATCCAGAGGGTTTTGAAAACGGAGAAGGTTCAGCAGGATTGTCTGTGGCAAGGTCGTGTCTAA
- the LOC103871764 gene encoding probable purine permease 16, with amino-acid sequence MEEFQGPPEPGRHITSEIRSLALKQRKWWISVFFFVFLILAGDSLVMLLLNFYYVQNNRSENDQDQQYRGTWTQALLQNVAFPILIPLFFILPKPETVSDQTNTRHPPFLSVLLLYLSLGVLVSVYSKLYALARLYVGWGILVPAQLILTSLFSAFINRLKFNRWIIISIIFTLAADFFCAPAFSGTPTEDESYTYGIKAWLILIFPTLAFSLSLSLTQLGFEKVLAKTKRYGGNNKKVFRMVLEMQIFVSFVATLICLVGLFASGEFNELKGDSERFKKGRTYYSLSLVGLALSWQVWSVGLLGLVLLVSGLFADVVHMCASPVVALLVVLAFDFKDDDGFGWQRRGALLGSVLALACYFYYLHKTKKKEMAELNKRENNNNNSEEA; translated from the coding sequence ATGGAGGAGTTTCAAGGTCCACCAGAACCAGGACGTCACATCACGAGCGAGATCCGATCCCTTGCTCTCAAACAACGCAAATGGTGGATATCtgttttcttctttgtcttcttgATCTTAGCCGGAGACTCTCTCGTCATGCTTCTCTTGAACTTCTACTACGTCCAAAACAATCGTTCAGAGAATGACCAAGACCAACAGTACAGAGGAACATGGACGCAAGCTCTGCTTCAGAACGTCGCCTTCCCCATCCTGATCCCACTCTTCTTCATCTTACCAAAACCGGAAACAGTCTCTGATCAAACCAACACTCGCCATCCTCCTTTTCTTAGTGTTCTTTTGCTATACCTTTCTCTAGGTGTTCTTGTTTCTGTTTACAGCAAGCTATACGCACTAGCCAGATTATACGTAGGTTGGGGTATCTTGGTACCTGCTCAGCTGATTCTAACCTCCCTCTTCTCAGCTTTCATAAACCGTCTCAAGTTCAACAGATGGATCATCATATCAATCATCTTCACTCTTGCAGCAGACTTCTTCTGCGCACCTGCGTTTTCCGGAACTCCTACTGAAGATGAATCTTATACTTATGGCATCAAGGCTTGGCTGATACTCATATTCCCTACTCTCgccttctccttgtctctcTCCCTAACGCAGCTCGGCTTCGAGAAAGTCTTGGCCAAGACAAAGAGGTATGGTGGTAACAACAAGAAAGTGTTCCGGATGGTGTTGGAGATGCAGATCTTTGTTTCCTTCGTTGCCACGCTCATTTGCCTTGTGGGGCTGTTTGCTAGCGGTGAGTTCAATGAGTTAAAGGGAGATAGCGAGAGGTTTAAGAAAGGGAGAACTTACTATAGTCTGAGTTTGGTGGGGCTAGCTCTCTCTTGGCAGGTTTGGTCGGTGGGGCTGTTAGGTTTGGTTCTTTTGGTATCCGGTTTGTTCGCCGATGTTGTGCATATGTGTGCTTCACCGGTTGTGGCTCTTCTCGTTGTTTTAGCTTTTGATTTCAAGGATGATGATGGCTTTGGCTGGCAGAGAAGAGGTGCTTTGTTAGGATCAGTCTTGGCTCTAGCTTGTTACTTCTATTACCTgcacaaaacaaagaagaaggagatggcagagctgaacaaaagagagaacaacaacaacaacagcgaAGAAGCTTAG
- the LOC103871761 gene encoding phosphoribosylamine--glycine ligase, chloroplastic: MSLCTFNFHPSSSSSINLFCNNNSNSPKPFLNSLRFTTSTSSSSVAPLRFSTTNHSLSSPFSSTRIQRHQLWLRCVSKESEQSTSVVPGGAEESIVVLVIGGGGREHALCHALKRSPSCGSVLCAPGNPGITTSGDATCVPDLDVSDSSAVISFCQKHNVGLVVVGPEVPLVAGLANDLVNAGILTFGPSSQAAALEGSKNFMKNLCRKYNIPTAKYKTFSDASAAKEYIKEQGVPIVIKADGLAAGKGVTVAMELEEAYEAVDSMLVKGVFGSAGCQVIVEEFLEGEEASFFALVDGENAIPLESAQDHKRVGDGDTGPNTGGMGAYSPAPVLTKELKDVVMESIIHPTVKGMAEEGCKFVGVLFAGLMIEKKSGLPKLIEFNVRFGDPECQVLMMRLESDLAKVLLAACRGELSGVSLDWSKDSAMVVVMASKGYPGAYEKGSIIRNLEEAEAVAPGVKVFHAGTDVDAEGNVVASGGRVLGVTAKGKDLEEARERAYLAVQEIKWPGGFFRSDIGWRALREKQVATKE, from the exons ATGTCGTTGTGTACATTCAACTTCCatccttcatcatcttcttccatcAATCTCTTctgcaacaacaacagcaactcACCTAAACCCTTTCTCAACTCTCTCCGATTCACCacctccacttcttcttcctctgttgctCCTCTCAGATTCTCTACCACCAACCACTCCCTTAGCTCTCCTTTCTCCTCGACCCGCATCCAAAGACACCAACTTTGGCTCCGGTGCGTCTCCAAAGAGTCCGAGCAGTCTACCTCTGTTGTTCCCGGCGGCGCTG AAGAGAGCATTGTTGTTCTTGTAATCGGTGGAGGAGGGAGAGAACACGCCCTTTGCCACGCTTTAAAACGCTCTCCTTCCTGCGGCTCTGTGTTATGCGCACCTGGAAACCCCGGCATCACCACTTCCGGAGACGCTACTTGCGTCCCTGACCTTGACGTATCAGACAGCTCAGCTGTCATCTCCTTCTGCCAAAAACATAATGTCGGTTTAGTGGTCGTTGGTCCCGAAGTTCCCCTCGTTGCTGGTCTCGCCAACGACCTTGTTAACGCCGGTATCCTCACGTTCGGACCTTCTTCTCAAGCCGCTGCTTTGGAAGGTTCCAAGAACTTTATGAAGAATCTTTGCCGCAAGTACAACATCCCTACTGCTAAG TATAAAACATTTAGCGATGCGTCTGCTGCTAAAGAGTACATTAAAGAGCAAGGAGTACCGATCGTGATCAAAGCAGACGGATTAGCAGCAGGGAAAGGAGTCACCGTTGCCATGGAGCTAGAGGAGGCTTACGAAGCTGTTGACTCGATGCTGGTCAAAGGCGTGTTTGGTTCCGCGGGGTGTCAGGTGATCGTGGAGGAGTTTCTTGAGGGGGAAGAAGCTTCGTTTTTCGCGCTTGTGGATGGTGAGAACGCCATTCCTCTTGAATCTGCTCAGGACCACAAGAGGGTTGGAGATGGAGATACAGGTCCTAACACAGGAGGAATGGGAGCGTATTCTCCTGCACCGGTTTTGACCAAGGAGCTGAAGGATGTGGTGATGGAGAGTATAATTCATCCTACTGTTAAGGGAATGGCTGAAGAAGGTTGTAAGTTTGTTGGTGTTCTGTTTGCTGGTCTGATGATCGAGAAGAAGTCCGGTTTACCTAAGCTGATTGAGTTCAATGTCCGGTTTGGAGATCCAGAATGTCAG GTACTGATGATGCGTCTAGAGTCTGACCTTGCTAAGGTCTTGTTAGCAGCTTGTAGAGGCGAGCTAAGCGGTGTGTCACTTGATTGGTCAAAAGATTCAGCAATGGTGGTTGTAATGGCAAGCAAAGGTTACCCCGGTGCTTACGAGAAAGGCTCCATCATCAGAAACCTTGAAGAAGCTGAAGCAGTTGCTCCAGGAGTGAAGGTTTTTCATGCAGGAACGGATGTTGATGCAGAGGGGAACGTTGTAGCGAGTGGAGGACGTGTTCTTGGGGTCACTGCCAAGGGTAAAGACTTGGAAGAGGCGCGTGAAAGAGCGTATCTGGCGGTACAAGAGATCAAATGGCCTGGAGGTTTCTTTAGGAGTGATATTGGTTGGAGAGCGCTTCGTGAGAAACAAGTAGCTACAAAAGAGTGA
- the LOC103871763 gene encoding shaggy-related protein kinase kappa → MASNGVGSSRSSKGVKASSSSVDWLTRDLVEMRIRDKVETDDERDSEPDIIDGAGTEPGHVIRTTVRGRNGQSRQTVSYISEHVVGTGSFGMVFQAKCRETGEIVAIKKVLQDKRYKNRELQIMQMLDHPNVVALKHSFYTRADNEEVYLNLVLEFVPETVNRAARSYTRTNQLMPLIYVKLYTYQICRALAYIHNCFGLCHRDIKPQNLLVNPHTHQLKICDFGSAKVLVKGEPNVSYICSRYYRAPELIFGASEYTPAIDIWSTGCVMAELLLGQPLFPGESGVDQLVEIIKVLGTPTREEIKCMNPNYTEFKFPQIKPHPWHKVFQKRLPPEAVDLLCRFFQYSPNLRCTALEACIHPLFDELRDPNTRLPNGRPLPPLFNFKPQELSGIPSEIVNRLVPEHARKQNFFMALDA, encoded by the exons ATGGCTTCAAACGGAGTAGGCAGTTCGAGATCTTCCAAAGGTGTGAAGGCCTCTTCTAGCTCAGTTGATTGGTTGACCAGAGATTTGGTTGAGATGAGGATAAGGGACAAGGTCGAGACTGATGATGAGAGG GATAGTGAACCAGATATTATTGATGGCGCTGGCACTGAACCTGGCCATGTGATTAGAACCACAGTCCGTGGACGGAATGGTCAATCAAGACAG ACAGTCAGTTACATATCAGAGCATGTAGTTGGTACTGGTTCCTTTGGCATGGTTTTTCAA GCCAAGTGTAGGGAAACTGGGGAGATTGTTGCAATCAAGAAGGTTCTACAAGACAAGCGTTACAAGAACAGGGAGCTACAAATTATGCAGATGCTAGACCACCCCAATGTCGTTGCTCTAAAGCATAGCTTCTACACGAGAGCTGATAACGAAGAGGTTTATTTGAATCTTGTCCTTGAGTTTGTGCCTGAGACCGTCAATAGGGCTGCAAGAAGTTACACTAGGACGAACCAGCTAATGCCTTTAATATACGTTAAACTCTACACCTATCAG ATTTGCAGGGCGCTTGCTTACATCCATAATTGCTTTGGTCTTTGTCACCGTGATATTAAGCCTCAAAACTTGCTA GTGAACCCACATACGCATCAGCTGAAAATCTGTGACTTCGGGAGTGCAAAAGTGTTG GTGAAAGGAGAACCCAATGTTTCTTACATCTGTTCTAGATACTATCGTGCTCCAGAACTCATTTTTGGCGCCAGCGAATACACACCTGCAATTGATATATGGTCAACTGGTTGTGTGATGGCTGAATTGCTTCTTGGACAG CCTCTGTTCCCTGGTGAAAGCGGAGTCGATCAGCTTGTTGAAATCATTAAG GTTTTAGGTACACCAACGAGGGAGGAAATCAAGTGCATGAATCCAAACTATACAGAATTTAAATTCCCCCAGATAAAACCTCACCCATGGCACAAG GTCTTCCAAAAACGTTTACCGCCAGAAGCGGTTGATCTTCTATGTAGGTTCTTCCAATATTCCCCTAATCTGAGATGCACAGCT TTGGAAGCGTGTATTCATCCGTTATTTGATGAGCTAAGGGACCCGAACACTCGTCTTCCCAATGGCCGGCCACTTCCTCCGCTTTTCAACTTCAAACCTCAAG AGCTATCTGGCATCCCTTCTGAAATCGTGAACAGGCTTGTACCAGAACATGCCCGTAAGCAGAACTTCTTCATGGCGTTGGATGCCTAA
- the LOC117125909 gene encoding replication protein A 70 kDa DNA-binding subunit D-like: MAMKVTPLKDVKPYKSGWKVHVKVLHSWKQYNPVHGDTLEMVLSDEAGCKIHASCKRTYMESKGRLLPVGAWRHIQNFTLSPSTGMYRATDHPFKMSIIQNTAITRSPLINEDMFLSLVDFQTVLGGSLKTCFLIDVIGQVVDLGDLETIQVSGKPRMKIEFTLRDMNDARVPCCLWGKFAEILYEGCSKDEEGKPICLIRFAKIGRFRGELQITNAFEASLLLINPDIAETAAFKQMFVDEVKPLAICEGRDEILDLEEVKSIQDKRDKWMLFPKRTIHGLLESTQVEKCLVECEVYAIDSDWGWYYFGCCTCNKKVVKVGTLVKTIHGKEVTTHLWWCEVCKENVSSVSPRFKLHLIVKDDTGETKLMLLDQIAKGMIVESAATLLNGSFDELEDPTDLPDAILSVVGKTFTFGISVEKEHVLYGSEIYKVGKIYRQSQIVFNESANVESSESDQDLALTSGEENSVNLLDNEEHIECLSTPSTTPSTKRKGAWSDPPRDITSTSKNLRLKTIKVEKMSDLDLEAGKKT, translated from the exons ATGGCAATGAAAGTGACCCCTTTGAAAGATGTGAAACCCTACAAAAGTGGCTGGAAAGTACATGTGAAGGTTCTGCACTCTTGGAAGCAGTACAACCCAGTGCACGGGGACACCCTCGAGATGGTGCTATCCGATGAAGCT GGATGTAAAATACATGCCTCTTGCAAGCGAACTTACATGGAGAGTAAAGGCCGCCTTCTTCCTGTTGGAGCATGGAGGCACATCCAGAATTTCACCCTCAGTCCTTCAACTGGCATGTACCGAGCAACCGATCATCCCTTCAAAATGAGCATCATTCAGAATACGGCAATCACAAGGTCTCCTCTGATCAACGAAGACATGTTTCTGAGCTTGGTGGACTTCCAGACTGTTTTGGGTGGATCACTCAAAACATGTTTTCTCATTG atgtGATTGGTCAAGTTGTGGACTTGGGAGATCTTGAAACTATTCAAGTCTCAGGCAAGCCAAGGATGAAAATAGAGTTTACCCTTCGCGACATGAA TGATGCTCGTGTTCCCTGCTGTCTGTGGGGTAAATTTGCGGAGATCCTCTACGAGGGGTGTAGTAAAGACGAAGAAGGGAAGCCCATTTGTCTAATAAGGTTTGCAAAGATCGGGAGATTTAGAG GTGAACTCCAAATCACCAATGCTTTTGAGGCATCACTGCTCTTGATTAATCCTGACATAGCAGAAACTGCAGCTTTCAAACAAAT GTTTGTTGATGAGGTTAAACCCCTCGCCATTTGTGAGGGTCGTGATGAGATACTTGATTTGGAAGAGGTGAAAAGTATCCAAGACAAGCGTGACAAATGGATGCTCTTTCCCAAGAGAACCATCCATGGACTTCTTGAATCCACTCAG GTGGAGAAGTGCTTGGTCGAGTGCGAAGTCTATGCTATTGACTCGGATTGGGGATGGTATTACTTTGGTTGCTGCACATGCAACAAAAAGGTAGTGAAAGTGGGAACTTTAGTTAAGACAATTCATGGAAAGGAGGTCACTACACATCTCTGGTGGTGTGAGGTGTGCAAAGAGAATGTTTCAAGTGTGTCACCAAG GTTTAAGCTCCATTTGATTGTTAAGGATGACACAGGAGAAACAAAACTGATGTTACTTGACCAAATTGCCAAGGGAATGATTGTCGAATCGGCTGCGACTCTTTTGAATGGATCATTTGATGAG CTTGAGGATCCTACAGATTTACCTGACGCCATCCTATCTGTTGTTGGAAAGACTTTCACCTTTGGAATTTCTGTGGAAAAGGAACATGTTTTGTATGGATCTGAGATTTACAAGGTTGGAAAAATCTACCGTCAAAGCCAAATTGTTTTCAATGAGTCAGCCAATGTTGAGAGTTCTGAGTCTGATCAAGATCTAGCTCTTACAAGTGGAGAAGAG AACTCTGTCAATCTCCTTGACAATGAAGAACACATTGAATGTTTGTCCACACCATCCACCACACCATCCACGAAGAGAAAGGGAGCATGGTCAGACCCTCCACGCGATATCACTTCGACTTCAAAGAACCTTCGCTTAAAAACTATCAAGGTGGAGAAGATGAGTGATTTGGATCTTGAAGCAGGCAAGAAGACCTAA